The nucleotide sequence CGGCAATAAATGCCGCAGTGGTCAATTCTTCAACCTGACCCTGCATTTTCTCCACATCAGCAGCAGTTAGCACCAATTTGTTTTCTAAAAATGGTTTATACAATGTTTCTAACACATTATGGATAACCGTTCCAAAAGTGCTTACCTCAACAGTTTCCTCTACCTCATCCACTTCATTTATTCGCAATACGTATTTATAGTAAAAATCCAAGGGGCAATTCATAAAGGTATTGAGTGCCGATGGCGAAACTCCTCGTTCAAAAAACGCTGTAATTTTTGCCAATACTTGTTCAGATTTCTCGATTTTGTATTGTTCAAATCTTTTGTTTACTGTTGGATAAGTAATTATTTTATCGCTGATGGTAATGTTTGGAAAATCCACTAACTCATTTTCTATTTGTGTAACAAAACGACTTTTTTCTCCACTTCCAAACTCATTGGTTTCGGTATTGTATAAAATGTAAATGTTTTCGGCATTTTGCACCAAACGGTAAAAATGATACGCATAAACAGCATCTTTTTCGATGTGTGTGGGTAGGTTAAACGCTCGTTTAATATCGAAAGGAATAAATGAATTAAAGGTTTTACCCGATGGCAAAATACCTTCGTTGGTAGAAAGTAAAATCACATTTTTAAAATCAATATTTCGGGTTTCTAACATCCCCATTACTTGTAAGCCTTGTAAAGGCTCTCCATAAAGTTCAATGGTTAGGTTAGAAAGCAATTGCCTATAAATGTTTATAAATGTTTTTACGCCTTCAATAACTTGATATTTACTACTCAATAATTTTATTTGATTGAATAGCTTAGAAAAATGAAACAAATATTCCAACTCCAATTTAGCACTTCCATTGGTGGTAAGGATTTCTGAATAGTGGTTTTTTCCTTTTTCTATAAATGCCAAACAATTGCTCAATGTTTGTTCTAAGGTATAAATAGGAAACAACTGAAAAGGCAACATGTTATTAATAACATCAAGCTTTTCTTTATTGATAAACACCCAATTGTGTTGAATAATGTGTGCCAACACTTTTTTACAATTTTCCTCACCAAAAACAATTTGAGCAAAAGGCAATTGTAATAATTTATTTAAATCTTTGTAGTGATAAGTAAGTTGTGAAGATTTCCCAAATCGATTGGCATTAAGCAAGGTGTTGAAATAGATTTCAAAAAAATTACTCAATGGAGCATTTTTTATGGGATAACCCATAGTAACATTAATGCTACTTATATCTGATGGAATAGATTCTAAAACAGGCACTAACAAACTTTCTTCTGCCAATACTACCGAAGTATCTTTGTAGTTGTTTTCGCTATTTATTTCTTTAAAAATAGTGGGTAAGTATTTTGCCTGGCCAATACTTTGAGGAATGCCAACAATATGAATGTTTTTTTGTTCGGTTTTAAACTTATCGGCTACCCAATTAAAAGGGGTAAAAATTTCGTTTTTCTTAAACTCACGCAAAAACATGCCGCTTTCTTGCAAACTATCGTTTAAATAATACTCATCAGCATCCCATAAAATTTCGGCTTTGTTGTACTTTTTTAACTCACTAATAATGGTTTCTTCGGCTAAGGTGAGGGCATTAAATCCTACAAATATTACTTTGTTCCATTTGATGTTTTGTTCAATATAAACAGTTGGATTTTCCAACATTTTTTCGGCAACAATTCGAAATGCTTTACCTTGATAAGCCTTGTTATTTGCTAATAAATGTTGATGAAACCCTTCGTAGAGTGATCCCATCTGTTTCCAAAAAGCCAAATAGTTTTGTTGTATGGTAGAAAGTTCATGCTCACCTAAATTCCATACTTCTATGGTTCTAACATCGTTAATGGTTTTAAAAAATGGTTCTGTTGGAATTAAATATCGATCAATTTCGTTAAAATCGTGTAGTAAAATTTGCCCCCATTTACTAAACTCTTCAAAGCTTTCGGGCTGTTTTTCAATTTTAGTATACACCTCATACAATTCGAACAATTGCGTTAAATTATCGATAATCTCGGTGTTTGATAAATCCTCTATTAAATCTTCTGCCCCAATAATTGGTGGTAACCAAATGGGTTTATCAATTAACTTACTCAACTGTTGTTTTAGAAATAACCCTGCACGTTTATTTGGTAATACTATACAACAATTGCTTAAGCTATTGCCATAATTTTGTATTAAATGCTGTGCGGTTTTTGCTAAAAAGGTTGACAATCTATAGGGTTTAAAAGGTGATGAGTTTATTTAGTTACTTCTAGTTTAAATCCTACACCGTGAATATTAAGTATTTGAATTTTTGTGTCTTCACTCAAATATTTCCTGATTTTAGAAATAAACACATCCATACTTCTTCCACTAAAATAGTCGTCGTTACCCCAAATGTTTTTTAATATTTGTTCACGTGGAGCAATGTCATTCATGTTTTCGCATAAAAAGGTTAAAATTCGAGTTTCTTTTTTGGTTAATTTTTGCTCAAATTTAGTTGCTTGCAATACTTGGTTTTTTATATCAAACGTGTATTTACCAATTTTATATACCAAAACACTTTCTTCTTCTTTTTCAACCAAAAGCTGGCTTCTTTTTAATATCGCATTTATTCGAAGCATCAACTCTTGAAAATCAAACGGTTTGGTAATGTAATCGTCTGCTCCAAGTGTAAATCCTTTTACCTTGTCTAACTGCATTGTTTTTGCCGTTAAAAACACAATAGGAATGTCTTTATTTAATTCTCTAATGGTTTCTGCTACAGCAA is from Flavobacteriales bacterium and encodes:
- a CDS encoding PD-(D/E)XK nuclease family protein, translating into MSTFLAKTAQHLIQNYGNSLSNCCIVLPNKRAGLFLKQQLSKLIDKPIWLPPIIGAEDLIEDLSNTEIIDNLTQLFELYEVYTKIEKQPESFEEFSKWGQILLHDFNEIDRYLIPTEPFFKTINDVRTIEVWNLGEHELSTIQQNYLAFWKQMGSLYEGFHQHLLANNKAYQGKAFRIVAEKMLENPTVYIEQNIKWNKVIFVGFNALTLAEETIISELKKYNKAEILWDADEYYLNDSLQESGMFLREFKKNEIFTPFNWVADKFKTEQKNIHIVGIPQSIGQAKYLPTIFKEINSENNYKDTSVVLAEESLLVPVLESIPSDISSINVTMGYPIKNAPLSNFFEIYFNTLLNANRFGKSSQLTYHYKDLNKLLQLPFAQIVFGEENCKKVLAHIIQHNWVFINKEKLDVINNMLPFQLFPIYTLEQTLSNCLAFIEKGKNHYSEILTTNGSAKLELEYLFHFSKLFNQIKLLSSKYQVIEGVKTFINIYRQLLSNLTIELYGEPLQGLQVMGMLETRNIDFKNVILLSTNEGILPSGKTFNSFIPFDIKRAFNLPTHIEKDAVYAYHFYRLVQNAENIYILYNTETNEFGSGEKSRFVTQIENELVDFPNITISDKIITYPTVNKRFEQYKIEKSEQVLAKITAFFERGVSPSALNTFMNCPLDFYYKYVLRINEVDEVEETVEVSTFGTVIHNVLETLYKPFLENKLVLTAADVEKMQGQVEELTTAAFIAEKFSANDLKSGKNLITYNIALDYINSFLKNEIRFLKTEKPQLLIKHLEKEFRYRLDFNQTSILLKGKADRIDSFGNKVRILDYKTGSVEPRDLSIKVMEDVLDKQKAFQVLFYAYLFCKENDVSNTSLNSGIVALKKKSDIYLPFTLAKEDSITPEKLVDFEKILLQLLDGMMDTSIPFEHNKKAKYCLYCN
- a CDS encoding response regulator transcription factor, with the protein product MNETKKLHVLLAEDDNNLGFVVQDNLKSNGFDVTLCLNGEEALKAFANGHFDICLLDVMMPKKDGFAVAETIRELNKDIPIVFLTAKTMQLDKVKGFTLGADDYITKPFDFQELMLRINAILKRSQLLVEKEEESVLVYKIGKYTFDIKNQVLQATKFEQKLTKKETRILTFLCENMNDIAPREQILKNIWGNDDYFSGRSMDVFISKIRKYLSEDTKIQILNIHGVGFKLEVTK